The Syngnathus scovelli strain Florida chromosome 7, RoL_Ssco_1.2, whole genome shotgun sequence DNA window CTAAAAGTATATCAAGACAACAAGGCAATATGACAGATTCTTCAAATTCAGCCACATTGTATTTATTTGACGTATTTTATAATTACACAGAATGGCTGATATGAGATTCAACTGGCCATACATTTAGACATCTGAACTAAAACTCCCACTTGAggcatacatattttttttatactgtaatttgaaaaaaaaaaaagaaataatcatGATTTTGCATCTACACCAACATTTTTTGAATAGTATATTCACACTGGTGGAAATCTAAACAAATGAAACACGGAATgacatttttcacattttaatcGAGCTATCTCGTATTGTACACTTATTTTGTATAATCACAATGCtcttgctctctttttttttttttttttttaaccaagtgGCATCTGAACACGAGATCGTCGCTACTTGGGAGGCCCTCCCAACGCGCCCATTTGATTCATATCACTTTGCACCTCATCTTTATCCTTactctttttttctcctctcggCAAGACCGCCGCGTCGGGATTGGGGTTGTTGACGACGCCCATAAAAATCGGCACTTTCGTCTTCTCCTCCACGAGGGCGAAGAGGAAGGGGTGGCTCAGGTAGAAAATCGGACTGGACGAGCGCGAGATGACGACGGTGGTGGCGGCGGAAGCCTCCGCCCCCTCCTCGTTGATCTCCATGGCGGCTTTGTGCTGGATGCTGGACACCAGTAAGGGCCCGTCGGCCATGTCGGCTAGGTTAGGGCTGGAAAACATCTCTCCGAGGCCTGGTGTGGAGGACAAGATGGATGTGGCTTGAAATGTGAAGACTTCAGATTGCACAAATGTGACTTACCCATTTTGGTGAAGACCTCCTGCAGCTCCTGAGCGTACTCCAGCTTGAATTTAGGGACTTTGACGTGAACGACTCTTTGCTTGGGCAGACGAGAGTAAACGCTGGAAATATTCAGCTTAGGAGCAAGCGAGGAAATGTTGACGTGGCCGGACATGGGCATGATTACTAAAAAGCTCATCCCCCTCACAAACGGGAAGCTTGCGACCTGcgtggaggaagaagaaaatatgTCATAAAAATGTAAATCCATCGATTTGGAGGTAGATTTGTTTCTGATGAGTCGGAGATGAAAGCTGCTAAAACGACTATAGTCGTCTCACTTGCTCAATACTCGATACTGAGAGTTGTGAGATTTCAAGTCCGATGGAGAAGATCAACCTTCTCACCTGGGACTCGAGTTCACTGTCGAAAAGAAAACTCAAAGGATGTTTGAAATTTTCCATGATGTCCACGTTGACCATCTGCTTGTCGTTCAGGAAGAAGGCGCCGGTGGTGGTGGCCTGCGGGTCGAAGCGAGCTTCCCATTCACCTGAAGCAAAAACAGCGAGAACTTTACGGTTACAGAGAGCCATTTTGTCGCTTGAGATGTTAGTTGACCTTTGAAGTGGACGGCGTTGATGAGCATGAGCAGCATGTTAGGCGGCAACGCAGACAGGaagtccttcatcttcccgttggtGGCGTTCTCCACCCAGTCGTTGAGCTGCTTCAGGTTCTGCAGGACGGCGGGCTCCGAGTCGTACAGGCGTTTGGATTCCTCGAGGAAGTCCTCCTTTGGAATAAAGCCTACAACAAAAACGTACGTTCGATTTGAAATCTACAAGAAtgaataaaagttttttttttttttttttttaggacctTGGCGAAGGAAGATGCGGGTGCCGATTTTCAGGTCACTGTTTCGGAGCAGTGTCAAGACGTAATTGACGGCATGGTGGTAGCACGTGATGGTGTTGCCATGGAGATGTTGCATCAGAAGCTCCTCGGTCTCGTTGACGGCACCTGTGGAGAAAAACGGGTGACGGGTTATGAAATCTCGGTGACAGATGGATGAGGAGATGGAGAGGCAATTATTTATAATCGTTTTGGATTTTCAGaccgattaatcgattattaaGCTAATCGTGAGTGACGGCCCCGTCACAATCTTACCAAGAGCCAACTGGGAGAGCGACAAAGCGATGCTGAAAGGCGATATGATGACATTGGGCTGCTCGGGCGTGGTCTTGAGATGCTGCAGCAGCTCCATGCCCAACTTCTGAACGGCGGCGGCGACAGCATCGCTGGACTCCAAGTTGCGGCCGATGACCGCGCAGCCCTCGTCCTCCTCCGAATCCTCCTCGTCGGGTGCGGGCGTCGACAGCTCTGGCGTGCTTTCGTTTACCTGGACGGCATTTGGATAAAGGTTAATTCAGGtgtcaaaacacaaaaaaagtagATTCAGGTTGTGTCCTAAAGTACAAGTTGAAAAACAGAAACGCACTTTGTACCCATTTAGataacactttttttctttttttactcgaCACAACTTTTATTTAAGCCATTTGTTCCTGAAACGTTGCTAATATTATGAACTGAGCTACAAtaaaaatgctaaattagcaATTAATGACAACAtaccatgtgtgtgtttttacgaTCAGGCAAAAAATGTTGCCACCAAACGATAATTCTCATTTTAAAGAAGGAttacaaaataattatataattaaaaaaaaatatactcaAGTACAAAAATACTGACAAAttatttagacttcattccttcctaCTGACCTTTTGGCTGGGATTCAGGGGCACCGATGGGGTCGACTCTTCTCCTGCCACTTGAGCATTCTGTTGAGAAATTAAAATGTGAATTTTATGATATATGATATTTGTGGCACATGGCCGACTTACAGTCACTCCTTGGTTGTAGAGACAGATGAAGAGGAGTGTCAAGCGAAGATCCATCTCCTAATGAAACGTAGCttgtaaaaatttttttttttttttagtccagaGCACACAATGTTCCAATTTGGAGGGGTCAAAGTAcataaaagacttttttttgttaGGTCTTGCTGGTTTTAGAAATTCATTCTAGTCGGCCAACTTGTGGGaaactaagtcagaatcccaaaCCAGGTTTCAGATCAATTTCTCGATCCCAATCACATTAAATCTTACTTAATTTTGACTCTGAGAAAAGTTCCAAAATCGAGAAAGCATCGAGTTTAGTTGATGGGTCAGTTTGTCAGGCCGTGGCCTCGTGTCATCAAAGATCAACAAAACCAGAGTAGACATCCAACACACTTTCCGTATAGTCAACATTTTTTATCTTACCTTAAATTTAAAttagtgtataaaaaaaaaaataagtaaaaaaacaaaaaaaaaagctggcgtCTTGTCCAAAAAAAGGCGCGACTGAATGCAGATGGCGGAATTCCTGAAAGTCAAAGATTGGTTGTCGCACGGCAAACGGTTAAAGATCAACCCCCATTGATCGGGGCCTCATTGTAGCCACTATTTGTAAACGCAGCACTCCGAACCTCCAGCACGATTAAATATCCAAGCTGCACAACTTGCGAAAAATACAATCGTAACTAAACGACAAACGTTTTGGTTTTCTGCTGGGAAATATGACagctcgaaaaaaaaaaatcctgagtcATTTTGGATTTTTCCCAGAAATGACGAAACATTGGGTTAAGGAaagggaactttttttttttttttttttgaatggtcGTGACGAGTTTCTCAATTAAAAGTCCTATTTAAGTAGTAACATGAGAACACATGACGCTCCTCTGCAAACACGCCGGGGCACTTTGACCAAAATGATTCAGCCTGAGTAAAATAAGTGTTACACATACCTCTTGATCAATTTGGAACAACAAATGTGAATTTAAAACACGACACAACTGGGTCAATTCATGATTATTGAACTTTAGTGAgagtcaaaaaaaaacaaaaaatgttacACTGACGTGTCAGGGGATTTGAGATTAGAAAAATACGATAAGACAGCAGAAGCATACAAagtaacacaaaaaaaagttttaagagTGCATTTTTTGTACAATTGACCTTAAATGAATGATTTTTGCCATTTCCTAAAAATGTTCAAGTAGAAAATCTTGGCGTGGACTCAGACCATTGATATGGTCAATACTGTTcggaaaacaataaaaaaaaaaaactttattagTGGATTAAAATCATTCAAGCTAAATATTGAGGCGAGGCAGGCTTCACTTTTTTTAGacgaaacaaaaacacaaaataaagatTTGATCTAGAAATACTGCATAGTTTAGTCAGTGCATTACAGGTAAAGGGTAAGTAAAAAAaggtcacctttttttttggtatgtcgATTTTCGTGGTGGGTTGTTCGAAATGTACAACCGAAACATGAATAAATgtgtattattatatatattaagaATTTATGAGTAACATGTTTTTGGGCTTTCTTAAATAACAGTTCCTCTGAGGTTTTATTTGCGTTAGGATTAGCATCCAATGCTCTCGCAGGCCGtgtttggcccacgggccgtagCTTGGCCACCCATTTGGAATAAGACAACATAAGAAGTGGTCCCTGAGCAAGTCCGATTTCAGCATCACGGACAAGGTCCAAAAATAATCGAGATAGATTATGCTTTTAGAGGATGTACGGGAAGATTGTTCAAGCCAGCAAGCGGATGGCACCGTTGTCCGAGCCCAGGAGCAAGAGCCTCTTAGTGGGCAGCACGGCCAGGCTGGTGAGCGTGCCGCGGAAGTTCTCGGAGCTCAGCTTGGTGCTGCTGACGGGGCTGAGCGAGATGTCCGCCACCGAGTACACGCCCACTTTGTTGGCCATGGT harbors:
- the serpinf2b gene encoding serpin peptidase inhibitor, clade F (alpha-2 antiplasmin, pigment epithelium derived factor), member 2b — protein: MDLRLTLLFICLYNQGVTNAQVAGEESTPSVPLNPSQKVNESTPELSTPAPDEEDSEEDEGCAVIGRNLESSDAVAAAVQKLGMELLQHLKTTPEQPNVIISPFSIALSLSQLALGAVNETEELLMQHLHGNTITCYHHAVNYVLTLLRNSDLKIGTRIFLRQGFIPKEDFLEESKRLYDSEPAVLQNLKQLNDWVENATNGKMKDFLSALPPNMLLMLINAVHFKGEWEARFDPQATTTGAFFLNDKQMVNVDIMENFKHPLSFLFDSELESQVASFPFVRGMSFLVIMPMSGHVNISSLAPKLNISSVYSRLPKQRVVHVKVPKFKLEYAQELQEVFTKMGLGEMFSSPNLADMADGPLLVSSIQHKAAMEINEEGAEASAATTVVISRSSSPIFYLSHPFLFALVEEKTKVPIFMGVVNNPNPDAAVLPRGEKKSKDKDEVQSDMNQMGALGGPPK